A window of the Lonchura striata isolate bLonStr1 chromosome 35, bLonStr1.mat, whole genome shotgun sequence genome harbors these coding sequences:
- the ATP2A1 gene encoding sarcoplasmic/endoplasmic reticulum calcium ATPase 1 isoform X1, translated as MENAHARTAEECLAFFGVTEGVGLSPEQVKRSLEKYGPNELPAEEGKSIWELVVEQFEDLLVRILLLAACISFVLAWFEEGEETITAFVEPFVILLILIANAVVGVWQERNAENAIEALKEYEPEMGKVYRSDRKAVQRIKARDLVPGDIAEVAVGDKVPADIRIISIKSTTLRVDQSILTGESVSVIKHTDPVPDPRAVNQDKKNMLFSGTNIGAGKAVGIVVATGVNTEIGKIRDEMAATEQDKTPLQQKLDEFGEQLSKVISLICVAVWAINIGHFNDPVHGGSWIRGAIYYFKIAVALAVAAIPEGLPAVITTCLALGTRRMAKKNAIVRSLPSVETLGCTSVICSDKTGTLTTNQMSVCKMFIMDKVEGDVCSLNEFSITGSTYAPEGEVLKQERPVKAGQFDGLVELATICALCNDSSLDYNEAKGVYEKVGEATETALTCLVEKMNVFNTDVRNLSKVERANACNAVIKQLMKKEFTLEFSRDRKSMSVFCSPAKASRAAVGNKMFVKGAPEGVIDRCSYVRVGTARVPLTPAVKEKIQAVIREWGTGRDTLRCLALATRDAPPKKEDMVLEDSSKFAEYETDLTFVGCVGMLDPPRKEVMGSIRLCRDAGIRVIMITGDNKGTAIAICRRIGIFGEDEEVSGRAYTGREFDDLPLAEQREACRRACCFARVEPTHKSKIVEYLQSFDEITAMTGDGVNDAPALKKAEIGIAMGSGTAVAKTASEMVLADDNFSTIVAAVEEGRAIYNNMKQFIRYLISSNVGEVVCIFLTAALGLPEALIPVQLLWVNLVTDGLPATALGFNPPDLDIMDKPPRSPKEPLISGWLFFRYLAIGGYVGAATVGAAAWWFLFAEDGPNVSYHQLTHFMQCSEHNVDFEGLDCDIFESPVPMTMALSVLVTIEMCNALNSLSENQSLARMPPWVNIWLMGSICLSMSLHFVILYIDPLPMIFKLTPLTLTHWLMVIKISFPVILLDEALKFIARNYLEAEEPGRKQRRK; from the exons ATGGAGAACGCGCACGCGCGCACGGCCGAGGAGTGTTTGGCGTTTTTCGGGGTCACCGAGGGCGTCGGGCTGAGCCCCGAGCAGGTCAAGAGGAGCCTGGAGAAATACGGCCCCAACG agctgccagcagaggaag GTAAATCCATCTGGGAGTTGGTGGTGGAGCAGTTCGAGGATCTCCTGGTGCGGATTCTGCTCCTGGCCGCCTGCATCTCCTTC GTGCTGGCCTGGTTCGAGGAGGGCGAGGAGACCATCACGGCCTTCGTGGAGCCCTtcgtcatcctcctcatcctcatcgcCAACGCCGTCGTCGGCGTCTGGCAG GAGCGGAACGCCGAGAACGCCATCGAGGCGCTGAAGGAGTACGAGCCCGAGATGGGCAAAGTCTATCGCAGCGACCGCAAGGCCGTGCAGAGGATCAAGGCCCGCGACCTCGTCCCGGGGGACATCGCCGAGGTGGCAG TTGGGGACAAGGTCCCGGCCGACATCCGCATCATCTCCATCAAATCCACCACGCTGCGCGTCGACCAGTCCATCCTTACTG GCGAGTCGGTGTCGGTGATCAAGCACACGGACCCGGTGCCCGACCCCCGCGCCGTCAACCAGGACAAGAAGAACATGCTCTTCTCG GGCACCAACATCGGGGCGGGCAAGGCCGTGGGCATCGTGGTGGCCACGGGCGTCAACACGGAGATCGGCAAGATCCGCGACGAGATGGCGGCCACCGAGCAGGACAAGACGCCGCTGCAGCAGAAGCTGGACGAGTTCGGCGAGCAGCTCTCCAAGGTCATCTCGCTCATCTGCGTGGCCGTGTGGGCCATCAACATCGGCCACTTCAACGACCCCGTCCACGGCGGCTCCTGGATCCGCGGCGCCATCTACTACTTCAAGATCGCCGTGGCCCTGGCCGTGGCCGCCATCCCTGAAG GGCTGCCGGCCGTCATCACCACCTGCCTGGCGCTGGGCACGCGGCGCATGGCCAAGAAGAACGCCATCGTCAGGAGCCTGCCCTCCGTGGAGACCCTGGGCTGCACCTCGGTCATCTGCTCCGACAAGACCGGCACCCTCACCACCAACCAGATGTCCGTCTGCaag ATGTTCATCATGGACAAGGTGGAGGGCGACGTCTGCTCCCTCAACGAGTTCTCCATCACCGGCTCCACCTACGCCCCCGAAGGAGAAGT gctgaAGCAGGAGCGGCCGGTCAAGGCGGGACAGTTCGATGGCCTGGTGGAGTTGGCCACCATCTGCGCCCTCTGCAACGACTCCTCGCTGGACTACAACGAG GCCAAGGGTGTCTACGAGAAGGTCGGCGAGGCCACCGAGACGGCGCTGACCTGCCTGGTGGAGAAGATGAACGTCTTCAACACCGACGTCAGGAACCTGTCCAAGGTGGAGCGCGCCAACGCCTGCAACGCC GTGATCAAGCAGCTGATGAAGAAGGAGTTCACGCTGGAGTTCTCCAGGGACAGGAAGTCCATGTCGGTCTTCTGCTCGCCGGCCAAGGCCTCGCGCGCCGCCGTGGGCAACAAGATGTTCGTCAAG GGTGCCCCCGAGGGCGTCATCGACCGCTGCAGCTACGTCCGGGTGGGCACCGCGCGGGTGCCGCTGACGCCGGCGGTCAAGGAGAAGATCCAGGCCGTGATCCGGGAGTggggcacgggcagggacaccctgcGCTGCCTGGCCCTGGCCACCCGCGACGCGCCGCCCAAGAAGGAGGACATGGTCCTCGAGGACTCCTCCAAGTTCGCCGAGTACGAG ACCGACCTGACCTTCGTGGGCTGCGTGGGCATGCTGGACCCGCCGCGCAAGGAGGTGATGGGCTCCATCCGGCTGTGCCGCGACGCCGGCATCCGCGTCATCATGATCACCGGCGACAACAAGGGCACGGCCATCGCCATCTGCCGCCGCATCGGCATCTTCGGCGAGGACGAGGAGGTCTCCGGCCGCGCCTACACCGGCCGCGAGTTCGACGACCTGCCGCTGGCCGAGCAGCGCGAGGCCTGCCGCCGCGCCTGCTGCTTCGCCCGCGTCGAGCCCACCCACAAGTCCAAGATCGTGGAGTATCTGCAGTCCTTCGACGAGATCACCGCCATG ACGGGCGACGGCGTCAACGACGCGCCGGCGCTGAAGAAGGCCGAGATCGGCATCGCCATGGGCTCGGGCACGGCCGTGGCCAAGACGGCCTCGGAGATGGTCCTGGCCGACGACAACTTCTCCACCATCGTGGCGGCCGTGGAGGAGGGCCGGGCCATCTACAACAACATGAAGCAGTTCATCCGCTACCTCATCTCCTCCAACGTGGGCGAGGTCGTCTG CATCTTCCTGACGGCGGCGCTGGGGCTGCCCGAGGCGCTGATCCCggtgcagctgctctgggtgaaCCTGGTCACGGACGGGCTCCCGGCCACCGCCCTGGGCTTCAACCCGCCCGACCTGGACATCATGGACAAGCCCCCGCGCAGCCCCAAGGAGCCGCTCATCTCCGGCTGGCTCTTCTTCCGCTACCTGGCCATCGGAG GCTACGTCGGGGCCGCCACGGTGGGAGCGGCCGCCTGGTGGTTCCTCTTCGCTGAGGACGGACCCAACGTCAGCTACCACCAGCTG ACCCACTTCATGCAGTGCTCCGAGCACAACGTGGACTTCGAGGGGCTGGACTGCGACATCTTCGAGTCGCCGGTGCCGATGACGATGGCGCTGTCGGTGCTGGTCACCATCGAGATGTGCAACGCCCTCAACAG cctgtcggAGAACCAGTCGCTGGCCCGGATGCCACCATGGGTGAACATCTGGCTGATGGGCTCCATCTGCCTCTCCATGTCCCTGCACTTCGTCATCCTCTACATCGACCCCCTGCCC ATGATCTTCAAGCTGACGCCGCTGACGCTGACCCATTGGCTGATGGTCATCAAGATCTCCTTCCCGGTCATCCTGCTGGACGAGGCCCTCAAGTTCATCGCCAGGAACTACCTGGAGG CGGAGGAGCCCGGCCGGAAGCAGCGCCGGAAGTGA
- the ATP2A1 gene encoding sarcoplasmic/endoplasmic reticulum calcium ATPase 1 isoform X2, with translation MENAHARTAEECLAFFGVTEGVGLSPEQVKRSLEKYGPNELPAEEGKSIWELVVEQFEDLLVRILLLAACISFVLAWFEEGEETITAFVEPFVILLILIANAVVGVWQERNAENAIEALKEYEPEMGKVYRSDRKAVQRIKARDLVPGDIAEVAVGDKVPADIRIISIKSTTLRVDQSILTGESVSVIKHTDPVPDPRAVNQDKKNMLFSGTNIGAGKAVGIVVATGVNTEIGKIRDEMAATEQDKTPLQQKLDEFGEQLSKVISLICVAVWAINIGHFNDPVHGGSWIRGAIYYFKIAVALAVAAIPEGLPAVITTCLALGTRRMAKKNAIVRSLPSVETLGCTSVICSDKTGTLTTNQMSVCKMFIMDKVEGDVCSLNEFSITGSTYAPEGEVLKQERPVKAGQFDGLVELATICALCNDSSLDYNEAKGVYEKVGEATETALTCLVEKMNVFNTDVRNLSKVERANACNAVIKQLMKKEFTLEFSRDRKSMSVFCSPAKASRAAVGNKMFVKGAPEGVIDRCSYVRVGTARVPLTPAVKEKIQAVIREWGTGRDTLRCLALATRDAPPKKEDMVLEDSSKFAEYETDLTFVGCVGMLDPPRKEVMGSIRLCRDAGIRVIMITGDNKGTAIAICRRIGIFGEDEEVSGRAYTGREFDDLPLAEQREACRRACCFARVEPTHKSKIVEYLQSFDEITAMTGDGVNDAPALKKAEIGIAMGSGTAVAKTASEMVLADDNFSTIVAAVEEGRAIYNNMKQFIRYLISSNVGEVVCIFLTAALGLPEALIPVQLLWVNLVTDGLPATALGFNPPDLDIMDKPPRSPKEPLISGWLFFRYLAIGGYVGAATVGAAAWWFLFAEDGPNVSYHQLTHFMQCSEHNVDFEGLDCDIFESPVPMTMALSVLVTIEMCNALNSLSENQSLARMPPWVNIWLMGSICLSMSLHFVILYIDPLPMIFKLTPLTLTHWLMVIKISFPVILLDEALKFIARNYLEA, from the exons ATGGAGAACGCGCACGCGCGCACGGCCGAGGAGTGTTTGGCGTTTTTCGGGGTCACCGAGGGCGTCGGGCTGAGCCCCGAGCAGGTCAAGAGGAGCCTGGAGAAATACGGCCCCAACG agctgccagcagaggaag GTAAATCCATCTGGGAGTTGGTGGTGGAGCAGTTCGAGGATCTCCTGGTGCGGATTCTGCTCCTGGCCGCCTGCATCTCCTTC GTGCTGGCCTGGTTCGAGGAGGGCGAGGAGACCATCACGGCCTTCGTGGAGCCCTtcgtcatcctcctcatcctcatcgcCAACGCCGTCGTCGGCGTCTGGCAG GAGCGGAACGCCGAGAACGCCATCGAGGCGCTGAAGGAGTACGAGCCCGAGATGGGCAAAGTCTATCGCAGCGACCGCAAGGCCGTGCAGAGGATCAAGGCCCGCGACCTCGTCCCGGGGGACATCGCCGAGGTGGCAG TTGGGGACAAGGTCCCGGCCGACATCCGCATCATCTCCATCAAATCCACCACGCTGCGCGTCGACCAGTCCATCCTTACTG GCGAGTCGGTGTCGGTGATCAAGCACACGGACCCGGTGCCCGACCCCCGCGCCGTCAACCAGGACAAGAAGAACATGCTCTTCTCG GGCACCAACATCGGGGCGGGCAAGGCCGTGGGCATCGTGGTGGCCACGGGCGTCAACACGGAGATCGGCAAGATCCGCGACGAGATGGCGGCCACCGAGCAGGACAAGACGCCGCTGCAGCAGAAGCTGGACGAGTTCGGCGAGCAGCTCTCCAAGGTCATCTCGCTCATCTGCGTGGCCGTGTGGGCCATCAACATCGGCCACTTCAACGACCCCGTCCACGGCGGCTCCTGGATCCGCGGCGCCATCTACTACTTCAAGATCGCCGTGGCCCTGGCCGTGGCCGCCATCCCTGAAG GGCTGCCGGCCGTCATCACCACCTGCCTGGCGCTGGGCACGCGGCGCATGGCCAAGAAGAACGCCATCGTCAGGAGCCTGCCCTCCGTGGAGACCCTGGGCTGCACCTCGGTCATCTGCTCCGACAAGACCGGCACCCTCACCACCAACCAGATGTCCGTCTGCaag ATGTTCATCATGGACAAGGTGGAGGGCGACGTCTGCTCCCTCAACGAGTTCTCCATCACCGGCTCCACCTACGCCCCCGAAGGAGAAGT gctgaAGCAGGAGCGGCCGGTCAAGGCGGGACAGTTCGATGGCCTGGTGGAGTTGGCCACCATCTGCGCCCTCTGCAACGACTCCTCGCTGGACTACAACGAG GCCAAGGGTGTCTACGAGAAGGTCGGCGAGGCCACCGAGACGGCGCTGACCTGCCTGGTGGAGAAGATGAACGTCTTCAACACCGACGTCAGGAACCTGTCCAAGGTGGAGCGCGCCAACGCCTGCAACGCC GTGATCAAGCAGCTGATGAAGAAGGAGTTCACGCTGGAGTTCTCCAGGGACAGGAAGTCCATGTCGGTCTTCTGCTCGCCGGCCAAGGCCTCGCGCGCCGCCGTGGGCAACAAGATGTTCGTCAAG GGTGCCCCCGAGGGCGTCATCGACCGCTGCAGCTACGTCCGGGTGGGCACCGCGCGGGTGCCGCTGACGCCGGCGGTCAAGGAGAAGATCCAGGCCGTGATCCGGGAGTggggcacgggcagggacaccctgcGCTGCCTGGCCCTGGCCACCCGCGACGCGCCGCCCAAGAAGGAGGACATGGTCCTCGAGGACTCCTCCAAGTTCGCCGAGTACGAG ACCGACCTGACCTTCGTGGGCTGCGTGGGCATGCTGGACCCGCCGCGCAAGGAGGTGATGGGCTCCATCCGGCTGTGCCGCGACGCCGGCATCCGCGTCATCATGATCACCGGCGACAACAAGGGCACGGCCATCGCCATCTGCCGCCGCATCGGCATCTTCGGCGAGGACGAGGAGGTCTCCGGCCGCGCCTACACCGGCCGCGAGTTCGACGACCTGCCGCTGGCCGAGCAGCGCGAGGCCTGCCGCCGCGCCTGCTGCTTCGCCCGCGTCGAGCCCACCCACAAGTCCAAGATCGTGGAGTATCTGCAGTCCTTCGACGAGATCACCGCCATG ACGGGCGACGGCGTCAACGACGCGCCGGCGCTGAAGAAGGCCGAGATCGGCATCGCCATGGGCTCGGGCACGGCCGTGGCCAAGACGGCCTCGGAGATGGTCCTGGCCGACGACAACTTCTCCACCATCGTGGCGGCCGTGGAGGAGGGCCGGGCCATCTACAACAACATGAAGCAGTTCATCCGCTACCTCATCTCCTCCAACGTGGGCGAGGTCGTCTG CATCTTCCTGACGGCGGCGCTGGGGCTGCCCGAGGCGCTGATCCCggtgcagctgctctgggtgaaCCTGGTCACGGACGGGCTCCCGGCCACCGCCCTGGGCTTCAACCCGCCCGACCTGGACATCATGGACAAGCCCCCGCGCAGCCCCAAGGAGCCGCTCATCTCCGGCTGGCTCTTCTTCCGCTACCTGGCCATCGGAG GCTACGTCGGGGCCGCCACGGTGGGAGCGGCCGCCTGGTGGTTCCTCTTCGCTGAGGACGGACCCAACGTCAGCTACCACCAGCTG ACCCACTTCATGCAGTGCTCCGAGCACAACGTGGACTTCGAGGGGCTGGACTGCGACATCTTCGAGTCGCCGGTGCCGATGACGATGGCGCTGTCGGTGCTGGTCACCATCGAGATGTGCAACGCCCTCAACAG cctgtcggAGAACCAGTCGCTGGCCCGGATGCCACCATGGGTGAACATCTGGCTGATGGGCTCCATCTGCCTCTCCATGTCCCTGCACTTCGTCATCCTCTACATCGACCCCCTGCCC ATGATCTTCAAGCTGACGCCGCTGACGCTGACCCATTGGCTGATGGTCATCAAGATCTCCTTCCCGGTCATCCTGCTGGACGAGGCCCTCAAGTTCATCGCCAGGAACTACCTGGAGG CGTGA
- the MFAP4 gene encoding LOW QUALITY PROTEIN: microfibril-associated glycoprotein 4 (The sequence of the model RefSeq protein was modified relative to this genomic sequence to represent the inferred CDS: inserted 1 base in 1 codon), which translates to PPPPDCQDVHAGGARADGVYLVXPAGGGAPPVPVYCDMSTEGHVWTVFQRRFNGSVSFFRGWNDYRAGFGRADGEYWLGLQSVALLTLQARYELRVELEDFENNSAAATYGSFALSPTAVSAEEDGYALHVAGFVDGGAGDSLSYHNGQKFSTFDRDQDLFAQNCAALSSGAWWFRSCHFSNLNGFYLAGPHLSYANGINWAQWKGFYYSLKRSEMKIRRL; encoded by the exons cctccccccccggaCTGCCAGGACGTGCACGCGGGGGGGGCGCGCGCGGACGGCGTGTACCTGG TCCCCGCGGGGGGAGGGGCGCCCCCCGTGCCCGTCTACTGCGACATGAGCACCGAGGGGCACGTCTGGACG GTGTTCCAGCGCCGGTTCAACGGCTCCGTCAGCTTCTTCCGGGGCTGGAACGATTACCGGGCCGGCTTCGGCCGCGCCGACGGCGAGTACTGGCTGG GGCTGCAGTCGGTGGCGCTGCTGACGCTGCAGGCGCGCTACGAGCTGCGGGTGGAGCTGGAGGACTTTGAGAACAACTCGGCGGCCGCCACCTACGGCTCCTTCGCGCTCTCGCCCACGGCCGTCAGCGCCGAGGAGGACGGCTACGCGCTGCACGTGGCCGGCTTCGTCGACGGCGGCGCCG GCGACTCGCTGAGCTACCACAACGGGCAGAAGTTCTCCACCTTCGACCGCGACCAGGACCTGTTCGCCCAGAACTGCGCCGCGCTCTCCTCGGGGGCCTGGTGGTTCCGCAGCTGCCACTTCTCCAACCTCAACGGCTTCTACCTGGCCGGGCCCCACCTCTCCTACGCCAACGGCATCAACTGGGCCCAGTGGAAGGGCTTCTACTACTCGCTGAAGCGCAGCGAGATGAAGATCCGCCGGCTCTGA